A window of the Bdellovibrio sp. ZAP7 genome harbors these coding sequences:
- a CDS encoding DUF4423 domain-containing protein, producing MRSQNQTVELVRPVVFDYGEPAKFLRALFEYYKKTGSFSLRQRTQRVSGLSQTLVSQIINGHRQVTRDNLPALCVVFKLTKIEQDYLDKQLLGNVLKVVSNSTEEKIPVKRIAKNHILSDWVNPYVKDLVNLKGFSSDPKNLHRMLSGIVSPERIQKSVDFLIREGFWRRTPEGKIVPEESAVATTNEIPNENIRSFHKKALDIAHRGISVLPSHRRKSATVLVSVDKNKMDELRGLVDSFQQQLLEFIENNPQGKDSLVQVAIHLTPIGAIHEESNS from the coding sequence GTGAGATCCCAAAACCAAACTGTGGAACTAGTGCGCCCCGTAGTCTTTGACTATGGGGAACCAGCAAAGTTTCTTCGGGCTCTTTTTGAATACTATAAGAAAACCGGATCTTTCAGTTTACGTCAACGCACTCAACGGGTGAGTGGCTTGTCGCAGACTCTGGTTTCTCAGATTATCAACGGGCACCGCCAAGTGACTCGTGACAATCTTCCGGCTTTGTGTGTGGTGTTTAAGCTTACAAAAATCGAACAAGATTATCTTGATAAGCAATTATTGGGAAATGTTCTGAAGGTAGTTTCGAATTCTACAGAAGAGAAAATTCCTGTTAAGCGTATTGCAAAGAACCATATTCTATCAGACTGGGTTAATCCCTATGTGAAGGATTTGGTGAATTTGAAGGGTTTTTCTTCGGATCCTAAAAATCTGCACAGAATGCTTTCGGGTATTGTAAGTCCGGAGAGAATTCAAAAGTCTGTAGACTTTTTGATTCGAGAAGGCTTCTGGCGACGAACTCCTGAAGGAAAAATTGTTCCTGAGGAAAGTGCTGTGGCCACGACGAATGAAATTCCCAATGAAAATATCCGGTCTTTTCATAAGAAAGCACTCGATATTGCTCATCGGGGAATTTCGGTATTGCCATCGCATCGGCGCAAGTCCGCTACAGTATTGGTTTCGGTCGATAAAAACAAAATGGATGAACTGCGAGGCCTGGTCGACTCCTTTCAACAGCAGTTGTTGGAGTTTATCGAGAATAATCCGCAAGGTAAGGACTCGTTAGTTCAAGTGGCAATTCATCTAACTCCAATCGGGGCGATTCATGAAGAATCAAATTCTTAA
- the coaBC gene encoding bifunctional phosphopantothenoylcysteine decarboxylase/phosphopantothenate--cysteine ligase CoaBC translates to MSKSKVLFMMTGSIACYKACQVVSRLVQAGCEVQVVMTPSALKFVGNATLEGLTGKPVVSDMYSQGNVMDHIHLMRWADLILVAPATANFINKAAQGIGDDLVSTLFLAHDFKKPFLIAPAMNTSMYLHPVTQKSLQTLKSYGIEILDSASGILACGEEGYGKLLDPDEILKITLAHLHKKAPEAENTEQAVALRSSELSKVKVLVTAGGTQEPIDTVRTITNLSSGRTGISLAEYLSQMGFDVTLLQAHGTAKAEHVNHHDYFTSFASLDFQLQKYLAEQNFTHVIHAAAVSDYSVDSIEVDGKNYRPLEVKKVSSDAQGMNIHLKRNHKIVDRLKEYSKNKDVKVVAFKLTSHATPEQKKAAVDKLFKASHADFVVHNDLTDIDIVNRTHKFTLYNHQSFIACENLDQLTSELIRVMLPKENL, encoded by the coding sequence ATGTCCAAATCTAAAGTTCTCTTTATGATGACTGGCTCCATCGCATGCTACAAAGCATGTCAGGTGGTTTCGCGTCTGGTGCAAGCAGGTTGCGAAGTTCAAGTTGTGATGACACCTTCAGCATTAAAGTTCGTGGGCAATGCCACACTTGAAGGCCTGACAGGAAAACCTGTCGTTAGCGACATGTACTCGCAAGGAAACGTGATGGATCATATCCATCTGATGCGTTGGGCGGATTTGATATTGGTGGCTCCGGCAACGGCGAACTTTATCAATAAAGCGGCGCAAGGTATCGGTGATGATCTGGTCTCCACTTTGTTCCTGGCTCATGATTTTAAAAAGCCGTTCTTGATTGCACCCGCGATGAATACTTCCATGTATCTTCATCCAGTCACACAAAAATCTCTGCAAACTTTGAAATCTTACGGGATTGAGATACTTGATTCTGCATCGGGCATTCTTGCTTGCGGTGAGGAAGGTTACGGTAAACTTCTAGATCCTGATGAGATTTTGAAAATTACTTTGGCTCACCTGCATAAAAAGGCTCCCGAGGCCGAGAATACAGAACAAGCTGTGGCTCTCCGCTCATCCGAACTTTCCAAAGTGAAAGTTCTAGTAACTGCAGGCGGTACGCAAGAACCCATCGACACAGTTCGCACCATAACCAATCTAAGTTCTGGTCGCACGGGAATTTCTTTGGCGGAGTACTTAAGCCAAATGGGTTTTGATGTGACCTTGCTTCAGGCCCATGGCACTGCCAAAGCGGAACATGTGAATCACCATGATTACTTCACAAGCTTTGCAAGCCTGGATTTTCAATTGCAAAAGTACCTGGCGGAGCAAAACTTCACGCATGTGATTCATGCAGCTGCTGTCAGCGACTATTCTGTGGATTCTATCGAAGTCGATGGCAAAAACTATCGCCCACTGGAAGTAAAAAAAGTCAGCTCGGACGCTCAAGGCATGAATATTCACCTTAAGCGCAATCACAAGATCGTGGATCGCCTGAAAGAGTATTCTAAAAACAAAGACGTAAAGGTGGTGGCATTTAAACTGACCAGCCACGCGACACCGGAACAAAAGAAAGCTGCTGTGGATAAGCTCTTCAAAGCGTCCCACGCTGATTTCGTTGTTCACAATGATTTGACTGATATTGATATTGTAAATCGCACTCACAAGTTCACCCTGTACAACCACCAAAGCTTTATTGCTTGCGAGAATCTGGATCAGCTGACAAGTGAGTTGATTCGCGTGATGCTACCAAAGGAAAACCTATGA
- a CDS encoding DUF523 domain-containing protein has translation MSEGKILVSACLIGKPCRYDGKHQLREEVTVLHEEGMTIAVCPEEMGGLSTPRTPAERIGDKVIDKNGKDVTAEYKCGAQKALEIALKFGVKEAMLKSKSPMCGCGRIYDGTYSGKTIEGNGVLAEMLIAAGIEVEAIE, from the coding sequence ATGAGTGAAGGAAAGATCCTAGTTTCAGCCTGCCTAATCGGAAAACCATGCCGCTATGATGGAAAGCATCAGCTGCGCGAAGAAGTCACCGTTCTCCACGAGGAAGGGATGACCATCGCCGTTTGCCCGGAGGAAATGGGAGGACTTTCCACTCCACGCACGCCCGCTGAACGTATCGGTGACAAGGTTATCGATAAAAATGGCAAAGACGTCACGGCCGAGTACAAATGCGGAGCTCAAAAAGCTTTGGAAATCGCGCTGAAATTCGGCGTGAAAGAAGCCATGTTAAAATCCAAATCCCCGATGTGTGGCTGCGGCCGCATCTATGACGGGACCTACAGCGGAAAAACCATCGAAGGTAACGGCGTCCTTGCCGAAATGCTGATCGCGGCTGGTATCGAAGTCGAAGCTATCGAGTAA
- the panD gene encoding aspartate 1-decarboxylase: protein MNVSLLRTKIHRATVTESDLNYEGSISICPDLIKASGLLMNERVDIYNCNNGARFSTYVILGDKGDICLNGAAARHVQKGDLVIICSYCGLSMDEAKKFEPTVVFVDEKNRVKEKRAESHKNNKKKKK, encoded by the coding sequence ATGAATGTATCACTACTTAGAACCAAAATTCACAGAGCCACAGTTACTGAATCCGATCTAAACTATGAAGGTTCGATCAGCATCTGCCCGGATCTGATCAAAGCCTCTGGCTTATTGATGAACGAACGCGTGGATATCTATAACTGCAATAACGGCGCACGTTTCTCGACTTACGTGATACTGGGTGACAAAGGCGACATCTGCCTAAACGGAGCCGCTGCCCGCCACGTTCAAAAAGGTGATCTGGTGATTATCTGCTCTTATTGTGGGTTGTCCATGGATGAAGCTAAGAAATTCGAACCGACAGTCGTTTTCGTGGATGAAAAGAACCGCGTGAAAGAAAAGCGCGCGGAATCCCACAAAAACAACAAAAAGAAAAAGAAGTAA
- the panC gene encoding pantoate--beta-alanine ligase, producing MIQVLRTPAELKAWRKNQKGSVGFVPTMGALHSGHEQLMKNARRENDLVVLSIFVNPTQFNDPKDFEKYPLTWDQDLKIAENNKVDAIFYPRYPDMYPDEYRYKVAENSYSKLLDGAHRPGHFDGVLSVVMKLFNVVAPNKAYFGEKDFQQLTLIKGMVDAFFMDVEIVPVATVRESDGLAKSSRNLLLTPEEREKAPIIYKTITTAESAEEAAKALSAAGFDVDYVTDVHGRRFVAARLGSVRLIDNVQI from the coding sequence ATGATTCAAGTTCTGCGCACTCCCGCTGAACTCAAGGCGTGGAGAAAAAATCAGAAAGGCAGCGTTGGCTTCGTACCAACCATGGGGGCTTTGCATTCAGGCCACGAACAGCTGATGAAAAATGCCCGTCGTGAAAACGATCTGGTAGTGCTTTCTATTTTCGTGAATCCAACACAGTTCAATGATCCAAAAGATTTCGAAAAATATCCCCTGACTTGGGATCAGGATTTGAAAATCGCGGAAAACAACAAAGTCGATGCGATCTTTTACCCGCGTTATCCAGATATGTATCCTGATGAGTACCGCTATAAGGTTGCCGAGAACAGCTATTCTAAACTTTTGGACGGCGCCCACCGTCCGGGTCACTTTGATGGCGTCCTTTCTGTGGTGATGAAACTTTTCAACGTCGTTGCTCCGAACAAAGCCTACTTTGGCGAAAAAGATTTCCAACAACTGACTTTGATCAAGGGCATGGTCGACGCCTTCTTTATGGATGTCGAGATCGTTCCGGTAGCCACGGTTCGCGAAAGCGATGGCTTGGCTAAGAGTTCGCGCAATTTATTGCTGACTCCAGAGGAGCGCGAAAAAGCTCCGATTATTTATAAAACTATCACCACCGCAGAATCTGCTGAGGAAGCGGCGAAAGCTTTATCTGCTGCAGGATTTGATGTGGATTATGTGACAGATGTTCACGGGCGCCGTTTTGTAGCGGCTCGCTTGGGCTCTGTGAGGCTGATTGATAATGTCCAAATCTAA
- a CDS encoding DUF2799 domain-containing protein: MKKLIAIAFVSSMFVGCASQLKKDCESTNWFKYGEEVALRGDWLSSDAKLLACRKEEAEISESQADLGFKSGRQKYCTGTNSYLVGKSGDAFSKDLCDTPALKSIVSDYNKGLRDYCSKANGFNAGSSGKKYKNLCPAELEAGFLPEYKKGRLKYVEAQIKNLENRQRDLQLAIANKNTQVVTAQMNFMSMQNRRNALESQKSFAQSTNNLADVGRLTNEIQNADWDVSRARQDVDRANAEKRNLEAELDQTGKTIAEYRTEMAGL; this comes from the coding sequence ATGAAAAAACTCATTGCGATCGCTTTTGTTTCCTCCATGTTTGTCGGCTGCGCCAGCCAACTTAAGAAAGATTGCGAATCTACGAATTGGTTCAAGTACGGTGAAGAAGTAGCCCTGCGTGGTGACTGGTTGTCTTCCGACGCGAAACTTCTGGCTTGCCGCAAAGAAGAAGCAGAGATCAGCGAATCTCAAGCGGATCTTGGTTTTAAAAGCGGTCGCCAAAAATATTGCACGGGAACTAACTCTTACCTAGTTGGCAAATCTGGTGATGCTTTTTCTAAAGATCTTTGCGATACGCCAGCATTGAAATCTATTGTTTCTGATTACAATAAGGGTCTGCGTGACTATTGCTCTAAAGCGAATGGGTTTAATGCGGGTTCTTCCGGCAAAAAGTATAAGAATCTTTGCCCGGCTGAGCTTGAAGCAGGATTTTTGCCAGAGTATAAAAAAGGCCGCTTAAAATACGTGGAAGCGCAAATCAAAAACTTGGAAAACCGTCAGCGTGACTTGCAACTGGCGATTGCCAACAAAAACACTCAAGTTGTAACGGCACAGATGAACTTTATGTCCATGCAGAATCGTCGTAACGCTTTGGAAAGCCAAAAGTCCTTTGCACAATCCACTAATAACCTGGCAGATGTCGGTCGATTAACCAACGAGATCCAAAATGCTGACTGGGATGTAAGTCGCGCCAGACAAGACGTCGACAGAGCCAATGCTGAGAAAAGAAATCTGGAAGCGGAGCTCGATCAAACCGGAAAAACCATCGCGGAGTACCGCACAGAGATGGCAGGACTTTAA
- the abc-f gene encoding ribosomal protection-like ABC-F family protein, whose product MGITLLQLQDGHKAYGAKVLFDQATFAINEGEHVGVIGPNGAGKTTLFKILVDQEHLDEGIVTKSQQLRLGYLEQESDWNISEKVEEYLDKNCITPLWELKQFGIKLGLTERHFQSHLKELSGGFRMRVKLLYLIGQEPNLLLLDEPTNFLDLETLLVLESFLQEYKGAFLLISHDREFLRRVTDHILEVEAGDIVKFAGNLDDYFEQKAMLAELLQKQAMSQAAKKKSIMDFVTRFGAKATKARQAQSRLKALEKMETIEIKAAPTHSHIHIPPASATGKVILEIENADCGYGDKVILKNVNLRLERGNHLGIVGLNGAGKSTLLKSLGEQIPLVKGSIKWGHQVSLSYFAQHTPEALNPEHTVIEAMATLAHKDVIQQDILNIAGSLLFSGDAINKKVKVLSGGEKSRVALGQILLQKSPLLLLDEPTNHLDFDTVEALTGALEKYEGTIVTVSHDRGFIGRVANKILEVNHGLLTLYPGTYDEYVWSLQKGFLSERVFNDEATRKPTTGQTSDEAPKFNYKEERKRIEGLIKKALKLIEDSDKRITSLSIRRDSLNESLISGAATNTAATAKELHEISGQIEDLENQMLQAMEDQHQYEQELKNLIG is encoded by the coding sequence ATGGGTATTACGTTATTGCAGTTACAGGATGGGCATAAGGCTTATGGGGCTAAGGTTCTTTTTGATCAGGCGACATTCGCGATCAACGAGGGCGAGCACGTGGGAGTTATTGGTCCCAATGGAGCGGGTAAAACCACTCTTTTTAAAATCCTGGTGGACCAAGAACATTTGGATGAAGGCATTGTGACCAAGTCTCAGCAATTGCGCCTGGGGTACTTGGAACAAGAGTCTGACTGGAATATCTCTGAAAAAGTTGAAGAATACCTGGATAAGAACTGCATCACTCCCCTTTGGGAGTTAAAGCAATTCGGCATTAAACTTGGTCTGACTGAAAGACATTTTCAATCCCATTTGAAGGAACTGAGTGGCGGCTTCCGCATGCGTGTGAAGCTTTTGTACTTGATTGGTCAAGAGCCGAACTTGTTATTGCTGGATGAGCCAACAAACTTTTTGGATCTGGAAACGTTGTTGGTTCTGGAAAGTTTTCTGCAAGAGTACAAGGGTGCGTTCCTGTTGATTTCCCATGATCGTGAATTCCTTCGTCGCGTGACCGATCATATTTTGGAAGTTGAAGCCGGCGATATCGTAAAATTTGCTGGAAACCTGGATGACTATTTCGAACAAAAAGCGATGCTTGCGGAACTTTTGCAAAAACAGGCCATGAGCCAAGCTGCAAAGAAAAAATCCATTATGGACTTCGTCACACGTTTTGGTGCGAAAGCAACCAAAGCACGTCAGGCCCAATCTCGCCTAAAGGCTTTGGAAAAGATGGAGACCATCGAAATCAAAGCAGCTCCGACTCACTCCCATATTCACATTCCACCTGCGAGTGCGACCGGGAAAGTAATTCTGGAAATCGAGAACGCGGATTGCGGGTACGGTGACAAAGTCATTTTGAAAAACGTAAACCTGCGCCTGGAGCGCGGGAATCACTTAGGTATCGTGGGATTAAACGGTGCCGGTAAATCCACTTTGCTAAAATCTTTGGGTGAGCAGATTCCGCTGGTGAAAGGTTCCATCAAATGGGGCCATCAGGTAAGTTTATCATATTTTGCGCAGCACACGCCCGAAGCATTGAATCCTGAGCACACGGTGATCGAGGCGATGGCAACGTTGGCTCACAAAGACGTGATCCAACAAGATATCCTAAACATCGCAGGAAGCTTGTTATTCAGTGGAGATGCGATTAATAAAAAAGTAAAAGTCCTTTCCGGTGGCGAGAAGTCACGCGTGGCTTTGGGACAAATTCTTTTGCAAAAGTCTCCATTGTTGCTTCTGGATGAGCCGACGAATCACTTGGACTTCGATACCGTTGAAGCCTTAACTGGCGCTTTAGAAAAATACGAAGGCACGATTGTTACCGTAAGCCATGATCGTGGTTTCATCGGACGTGTGGCGAACAAAATTCTGGAAGTGAATCACGGCCTGCTGACGCTTTATCCAGGCACTTATGATGAATACGTATGGAGTCTTCAAAAGGGCTTCCTGTCTGAACGCGTATTTAATGATGAAGCGACTCGCAAGCCGACAACCGGACAAACTTCGGATGAAGCGCCCAAATTTAATTACAAAGAAGAACGTAAACGCATTGAAGGCCTGATTAAGAAGGCACTGAAATTGATAGAGGATTCCGACAAACGGATCACCAGCCTGTCAATAAGACGAGACAGCTTGAACGAATCCCTTATTTCAGGTGCAGCAACTAATACTGCTGCCACCGCCAAAGAACTGCACGAGATCAGTGGTCAAATCGAGGACCTTGAAAATCAAATGTTGCAGGCCATGGAAGATCAACATCAATACGAACAAGAATTAAAGAACCTTATAGGATAA
- the panB gene encoding 3-methyl-2-oxobutanoate hydroxymethyltransferase, whose protein sequence is MKSILDFQEKKNKKQKISMITCYDYTFASIVAESDIDCILIGDSLANTMHGFSTTLPATVEMMALHTAAVARGAGTKKFITADFPFMANRKGLTATMTAAAKIMQAGAHALKLEGGDEYTYKIVRHLVDSGVPIMGHLGLTPQSVNQLGGFKVQGRDDNAQAKIREQALRLQDAGAFCVVLECVPSKLATEITESLDIPTIGIGAGPDTDGQVLVLQDMLGMNPGFKPKFVKTYFNGFEALKKAFNTYHSEVEAVDFPTEKESYS, encoded by the coding sequence ATGAAATCCATTCTCGACTTCCAGGAAAAGAAAAATAAAAAACAAAAGATCTCCATGATCACTTGTTATGATTACACTTTTGCTTCGATCGTAGCTGAGAGCGATATTGACTGCATTCTGATCGGCGATTCACTGGCAAACACAATGCACGGCTTTTCTACAACTCTTCCTGCGACCGTAGAAATGATGGCCCTGCATACGGCGGCAGTAGCTCGTGGTGCTGGCACTAAAAAATTCATCACAGCGGACTTTCCCTTCATGGCGAACCGTAAAGGTTTAACCGCGACCATGACGGCGGCAGCGAAAATCATGCAAGCTGGCGCTCATGCTTTGAAGCTCGAAGGTGGCGACGAGTACACTTACAAAATCGTCCGTCATCTGGTGGATTCCGGTGTGCCAATCATGGGTCACTTGGGTTTAACTCCTCAATCCGTCAATCAACTGGGTGGCTTTAAAGTTCAAGGCCGTGACGACAACGCTCAAGCGAAAATCCGCGAACAGGCTTTGCGCCTGCAAGATGCTGGCGCTTTCTGCGTAGTGCTTGAATGTGTTCCTTCAAAACTTGCGACTGAAATCACGGAATCTTTGGATATTCCAACAATTGGTATCGGTGCGGGTCCTGATACAGACGGCCAGGTGTTGGTTCTGCAAGACATGCTGGGTATGAATCCAGGCTTTAAACCGAAGTTTGTAAAAACTTATTTCAATGGTTTTGAGGCTTTGAAAAAAGCTTTCAACACTTATCACTCTGAAGTGGAAGCCGTTGATTTCCCGACCGAGAAAGAGAGCTATTCCTAA
- a CDS encoding ABC-F family ATP-binding cassette domain-containing protein, with amino-acid sequence MHNQIFQMTAHKVGFEFSNGLRLFSSLSFTVGSGRYGLLGPNGIGKSTLAKILSGEIPATEGEIHASHPVTYLRQIEERPVQTVGEFLVDIWESSQLDAVTQESLLGDIPFDRTLQQLSGGEWTRVRIAKALAINSGLLILDEPTNNLDREAKRRITEFVQGFDGNILVISHDREILESMDSILEMSNQGMRAYGGGYSFYHEQRTQEIELEQSTLDQLRREKKKTERELHSKVQSQEKRMRRGQIQGEKGGMPKILLGARKRAAQVTLGTINTNESQRAENASADFQSHFAGMRSQTILRLKELDSAVPADKLIFTLADFNFRFAGSDSWLWPENLTLHMKGPERWALTGKNGAGKTTLLQLLLSNGQKPLGEIRGELKVGTLHTSLIDQEYSILNSGQTVLESIMDVSSKGSEWIRNELAAFQFFADRVHQKVESLSGGEKLKLCLAKVFLADAVPELLVLDEPTNNLDLQSLEVLEDVFIGYQGALLVVSHDPVFLENIQTREVCLLQS; translated from the coding sequence ATGCACAATCAAATATTTCAAATGACGGCCCACAAGGTCGGCTTTGAGTTCAGCAATGGGCTGCGCTTGTTTTCGTCCTTAAGTTTTACTGTTGGATCGGGTCGTTATGGGCTCTTGGGGCCGAACGGTATCGGAAAATCCACTTTGGCAAAGATTCTGTCGGGAGAAATCCCTGCGACGGAAGGTGAGATCCATGCTAGTCATCCAGTTACTTACTTGCGACAAATCGAAGAACGGCCGGTCCAAACCGTCGGGGAATTCTTGGTGGATATCTGGGAATCCTCGCAGCTAGATGCGGTCACTCAAGAAAGTCTCCTGGGAGATATTCCCTTTGATCGAACACTTCAGCAATTAAGCGGTGGTGAGTGGACGCGCGTGCGAATTGCCAAAGCCCTTGCGATTAATTCGGGATTACTGATTTTGGATGAACCAACAAACAACTTAGACCGAGAAGCCAAACGTCGAATCACAGAATTTGTTCAAGGTTTTGATGGGAATATCTTGGTTATCAGTCATGATCGCGAGATTTTGGAGTCGATGGATTCCATTCTGGAAATGTCGAATCAGGGAATGCGCGCCTATGGTGGAGGCTACTCTTTTTATCACGAGCAAAGGACTCAAGAAATTGAACTAGAACAATCCACCTTGGATCAATTGCGCCGCGAGAAAAAGAAAACCGAGAGAGAGCTGCACAGCAAAGTTCAGTCCCAAGAAAAGCGCATGCGCCGTGGGCAGATTCAGGGCGAAAAAGGTGGAATGCCGAAAATTCTTCTGGGTGCTAGAAAACGGGCGGCGCAAGTGACGTTGGGAACTATAAATACCAACGAATCACAGAGAGCCGAGAATGCCAGCGCGGATTTTCAGTCGCATTTTGCCGGCATGCGGAGTCAGACGATTCTGCGTCTAAAAGAATTGGACTCTGCCGTGCCGGCGGACAAATTGATATTCACCCTTGCTGATTTTAATTTTCGCTTTGCAGGAAGCGATAGTTGGCTTTGGCCAGAAAACTTGACTCTGCATATGAAAGGCCCCGAGCGTTGGGCCCTTACTGGAAAGAATGGCGCCGGGAAAACCACTTTGCTCCAGCTTCTGCTAAGTAACGGTCAGAAGCCCCTTGGCGAAATCCGAGGAGAGTTGAAGGTGGGAACTTTGCACACCAGTTTGATCGATCAGGAATATAGCATCTTGAATTCCGGGCAGACGGTGCTGGAGTCCATCATGGATGTAAGTAGCAAAGGATCCGAGTGGATTCGAAATGAGCTTGCCGCGTTTCAATTTTTTGCGGATCGAGTTCATCAAAAGGTTGAAAGCCTGAGTGGTGGAGAAAAACTTAAGCTGTGCTTAGCGAAAGTCTTTCTGGCGGATGCAGTACCGGAGTTGTTGGTGCTGGATGAGCCCACGAACAATCTGGATTTGCAAAGTCTGGAGGTTCTGGAGGACGTCTTTATTGGCTATCAGGGCGCATTATTGGTGGTCTCCCATGACCCGGTATTCCTGGAGAATATTCAAACTAGGGAGGTCTGCCTTTTGCAATCCTAG
- a CDS encoding type III pantothenate kinase: MILCLDVGNTQIFAGLFDKDKMVMSFRKNSKSGASSDETGIFLRTAIRENGYDPALVKQIAICSVVPEVIYSLRGACMKYFNINPFILQAGVKTGLRVKYRNPLEVGADRIANSIAGTHLYPNKNLIIVDLGTATTFCAVSKEKDYLGGSIVSGLRLCMEALESKTAKLPSVEIVPMHEALGRTTIESIQSGLYYGHLGTMKEIIARITRECFQDEKPFVIGTGGFSSLFEKEKVFDVIIPDLVLKGMLIALQHNA, from the coding sequence ATGATTTTATGTCTTGATGTGGGTAACACCCAAATCTTTGCAGGACTCTTTGATAAAGACAAAATGGTGATGTCTTTCCGTAAGAACTCTAAAAGTGGAGCTTCTTCGGATGAAACCGGCATCTTCCTGCGCACGGCAATTCGCGAGAATGGTTATGACCCGGCTTTAGTAAAACAAATTGCGATCTGCTCGGTGGTGCCTGAGGTGATTTATTCCCTTCGTGGGGCCTGCATGAAGTATTTCAATATCAATCCGTTCATCCTGCAAGCTGGAGTGAAAACGGGCCTTCGTGTGAAATACCGCAATCCTTTAGAAGTGGGTGCGGATCGTATCGCGAACTCCATCGCGGGCACTCACCTGTATCCGAATAAAAACCTGATCATCGTAGATCTTGGTACAGCGACAACATTCTGTGCTGTTTCTAAAGAGAAAGACTACTTAGGCGGATCAATTGTATCGGGACTTCGTCTGTGTATGGAGGCTTTGGAAAGTAAAACTGCCAAGTTGCCATCAGTTGAGATCGTTCCCATGCACGAAGCCTTGGGTCGCACGACAATTGAAAGTATTCAATCTGGTTTGTATTACGGCCACTTGGGTACAATGAAAGAAATCATCGCTCGTATCACTCGTGAGTGCTTCCAGGATGAAAAGCCTTTCGTAATCGGAACGGGTGGTTTCTCTTCCCTATTTGAAAAAGAAAAAGTTTTCGACGTTATTATCCCTGACTTAGTTTTAAAAGGAATGCTGATCGCACTTCAGCATAATGCTTAG
- a CDS encoding type 1 glutamine amidotransferase — protein MKKLLIIQHELDGPPGTTLDWASQNNYAVELWSPYLGEPAPTRLDYDGAVICGGSMDTFEEEKFPWLRAEKKLIRDLIDNNVKIFGLCLGSQLIADIMGGKVHIHDPGWEIGFVPVETTDGETIQAFHWHHCTFDLPPGAELFATNSFCKNQGYKIGKNIVATQFHPETTEDWIRECADEVGTSHKGIVQNRTEMLASLPLQKPLKEWYFRQLDKLFNS, from the coding sequence ATGAAAAAGCTTTTGATCATCCAGCACGAATTGGATGGGCCTCCAGGTACTACCTTGGACTGGGCGTCTCAAAATAACTACGCCGTTGAGCTCTGGTCACCTTATCTGGGTGAACCAGCGCCGACTCGTTTAGACTACGATGGGGCAGTGATCTGCGGTGGCAGCATGGACACCTTCGAGGAAGAAAAGTTCCCGTGGTTGCGCGCCGAAAAAAAACTGATTCGTGATTTGATCGATAACAATGTGAAGATCTTTGGGCTGTGCCTGGGTTCTCAATTGATTGCTGACATCATGGGTGGCAAAGTCCATATTCATGACCCAGGTTGGGAAATTGGTTTCGTTCCTGTGGAAACAACGGATGGCGAAACTATTCAGGCTTTCCACTGGCATCACTGCACTTTTGATTTACCGCCTGGGGCAGAACTTTTCGCTACAAACAGTTTCTGCAAAAATCAGGGTTATAAAATCGGGAAGAACATCGTCGCCACTCAATTCCATCCAGAAACGACTGAGGATTGGATTAGAGAGTGCGCAGATGAGGTAGGTACCTCTCACAAAGGGATCGTGCAAAATCGCACTGAGATGCTGGCTTCGCTCCCTTTACAAAAGCCCCTTAAAGAGTGGTACTTCCGTCAGCTGGATAAGCTCTTCAATTCTTAA